One genomic window of Desulfonatronum sp. SC1 includes the following:
- a CDS encoding HD domain-containing phosphohydrolase, with protein MKDNKAKKRLAGELKGLRSQGAELETTPPMKTSVFTVDNALQCAESIVDTIREPLLILDADLKIIFANRNFFKTFQVTSEESIGSFLYDLGNKQWNIPMLRELLEEVLPENQAFDDFEVRHAFQDIGPKVMLLNARQVYRKDLNGKMILLAIEDITERQRLEDDLAESEERFRRLFETANDGIVLLEKHEGKIVNTNSATEKLLGYTQQESIGRKLPDIGVDIDTGDFPATMQALNMNGILKYDDVTVINKDGHHIDADVYLVDKATLVQCNIRDVTERKLALEELQRSEARLKSLVDILQHTSMTVQDFMDYALEQAIKLTGSRIGYIYTYHEDRREFVLNSWSREVMPACTVLNQETKYELNKTGIWGEAVRQRRPIIVNDYQAPDSLKKGTPAGHVQLEKFMTLPIIQGGNIVGVIGLANKETDYEYTDILQISLLMETTWKSIARKKAEEQLQQTLERLRKAFSAIIQVMVSAVEMRDPYTSGHQQRSSDLARAIAVEMGLPLETIEAISMAGPIHDIGKMSVPSELLSKPTTLSPIEFALIKEHAYGGYVVLKDVESPWPLAEIVYQHHERMDGSGYPRSLKGDEILMEARILAVADVVESMASHRPYRPSLGIAAALEEIETKHGTLYDTTVVDACLRLFREKGYQLGKAWIKDTELVEYGEHAARAAAT; from the coding sequence ATGAAAGACAACAAAGCAAAAAAACGGCTTGCGGGAGAACTGAAGGGATTGCGCTCCCAAGGTGCCGAGCTGGAAACAACGCCACCCATGAAGACGTCCGTATTTACGGTCGACAACGCCCTTCAATGTGCCGAAAGCATCGTGGACACCATTAGAGAGCCACTGTTGATTCTGGATGCGGACCTGAAAATCATCTTCGCGAACCGCAACTTTTTCAAGACCTTCCAGGTAACTTCGGAGGAAAGCATCGGCAGTTTCCTCTATGATCTTGGAAACAAGCAGTGGAACATCCCCATGCTCCGGGAACTTCTTGAAGAAGTCCTTCCAGAAAACCAAGCCTTTGACGACTTCGAAGTGAGGCATGCTTTTCAGGACATCGGGCCCAAGGTTATGCTGCTCAATGCCCGTCAAGTATATCGGAAGGACTTAAACGGCAAAATGATCCTCCTGGCCATCGAGGACATCACGGAACGCCAACGTCTGGAAGATGATCTGGCTGAGTCCGAAGAGCGCTTCCGACGTCTATTTGAGACCGCGAACGACGGGATCGTGCTGCTTGAGAAACATGAAGGGAAGATCGTCAACACCAATTCAGCCACTGAGAAGTTGTTGGGGTATACCCAGCAGGAGAGCATCGGACGGAAGCTTCCGGATATCGGCGTGGATATTGATACAGGGGATTTCCCGGCGACAATGCAGGCCTTGAACATGAACGGCATTCTCAAATATGACGATGTAACGGTGATCAACAAAGACGGACATCATATCGACGCGGACGTATATCTCGTGGACAAAGCCACCTTGGTGCAGTGCAACATCCGTGACGTTACCGAGCGCAAGCTGGCGCTGGAGGAACTGCAACGGAGCGAAGCCCGCCTGAAAAGCCTGGTGGACATTCTGCAGCATACTTCCATGACCGTTCAGGATTTTATGGATTATGCGCTGGAGCAGGCCATCAAACTGACCGGGAGCAGGATCGGGTACATTTATACATACCACGAAGATCGTCGGGAGTTTGTCCTGAATTCCTGGTCCAGGGAGGTGATGCCCGCATGCACTGTCCTCAACCAGGAAACGAAATACGAATTGAACAAGACCGGGATCTGGGGCGAGGCGGTCCGGCAGCGTCGGCCAATCATCGTCAATGATTATCAAGCCCCTGATTCCCTGAAAAAAGGCACCCCCGCTGGCCATGTGCAACTCGAAAAGTTCATGACGCTTCCAATCATTCAAGGCGGGAACATTGTCGGCGTGATCGGCCTGGCGAACAAGGAGACCGATTATGAATACACGGACATTCTTCAGATTTCGCTGCTGATGGAAACCACCTGGAAAAGCATTGCGCGCAAGAAGGCGGAAGAACAGCTCCAGCAGACCCTTGAACGACTCAGGAAAGCGTTCAGCGCCATCATTCAGGTCATGGTATCGGCCGTGGAAATGAGGGACCCCTATACCTCCGGGCACCAGCAACGCTCGTCCGACCTTGCCCGGGCCATTGCCGTGGAAATGGGACTGCCTCTGGAGACGATCGAAGCCATCAGCATGGCCGGCCCCATCCATGATATCGGAAAAATGTCCGTACCCTCGGAGCTTTTGTCCAAGCCAACAACATTGTCGCCAATTGAGTTCGCGCTGATCAAGGAACACGCATACGGCGGATATGTGGTTTTGAAGGACGTGGAATCCCCCTGGCCCTTGGCGGAAATCGTCTATCAGCATCATGAGCGGATGGACGGCTCCGGGTATCCAAGAAGTCTGAAAGGAGACGAAATTCTCATGGAGGCCCGCATTCTGGCGGTGGCGGACGTGGTGGAGTCCATGGCCTCCCACCGTCCCTACCGTCCATCCTTGGGCATTGCAGCGGCCCTGGAGGAGATCGAAACAAAACACGGGACATTGTACGACACGACGGTCGTGGATGCCTGTCTGCGGTTGTTCCGGGAAAAAGGATACCAATTGGGGAAGGCCTGGATAAAGGACACCGAACTGGTTGAGTACGGCGAGCACGCTGCTCGTGCTGCCGCAACATGA